The following are encoded together in the Adhaeribacter arboris genome:
- a CDS encoding DEAD/DEAH box helicase, whose translation MEEKEAAPIVTFEDFKLNRQLLNAVADAGYTTPTPVQQQTIPLITAGHDVMGIAQTGTGKTAAYVLPLLMKVKYAQGTHPRALILSPTRELAMQIEESIRQLAKYTDLRFLAIYGGIGPKTQMEQIKKGLDILVATPGRLMEIYLKGDLVLKELKTLVLDEADKMLDMGFMPQIRSILEVIPRKRQNLLFSATMHPRLENLTAEFLEFPMKVEVTPSATPVETVSQVLYQIPNMQTKLNMLRYLFKDEESFTRVILFTRSKTNAEQVAEFVNDSARGTVRVIHGNKGQNTRINAMDAFRSGEVRFLVATDVASRGIDISGVSHVINVDVPIIYEDYVHRIGRTGRAEQEGASITFATEAEIHHIREIEKIINMSIPEAPLPPEVEIAKTKFAEGQEMAKEMDKQKRRADPNFKGAFHEKKQHLHEGVIDKRTGKPFQEKKPTKIRGFRRNKS comes from the coding sequence ATGGAAGAGAAAGAAGCTGCCCCGATTGTAACCTTCGAGGATTTTAAACTGAACCGCCAATTACTAAATGCGGTAGCCGATGCGGGTTATACCACCCCCACGCCGGTGCAACAGCAAACTATCCCGCTTATCACCGCCGGGCACGATGTAATGGGAATTGCGCAAACCGGGACTGGTAAAACGGCAGCTTACGTACTGCCGCTGCTTATGAAAGTAAAATATGCGCAAGGCACACATCCGCGGGCACTTATACTATCGCCTACCCGCGAACTGGCCATGCAAATTGAAGAAAGTATCCGGCAATTAGCTAAATATACCGATTTGCGGTTTTTAGCCATATACGGCGGCATTGGCCCTAAAACCCAAATGGAACAGATTAAAAAAGGCTTGGATATTTTAGTGGCTACTCCCGGGCGCTTAATGGAAATTTACCTGAAAGGTGATTTAGTTTTAAAAGAATTAAAAACTCTGGTCCTCGACGAAGCCGACAAAATGCTGGACATGGGCTTTATGCCGCAAATCCGGAGTATTTTGGAAGTAATACCGCGCAAACGCCAGAATCTATTGTTCTCGGCAACCATGCACCCGCGCCTTGAAAATTTGACCGCCGAGTTTCTCGAATTTCCGATGAAAGTTGAGGTAACGCCTTCCGCTACGCCCGTAGAAACGGTATCGCAGGTCTTGTACCAGATTCCGAATATGCAGACGAAATTAAATATGCTGCGCTACTTGTTTAAAGACGAAGAAAGTTTTACCCGCGTAATTTTATTTACCCGCAGCAAAACCAACGCCGAACAAGTTGCCGAATTTGTAAACGATAGCGCCCGCGGCACCGTGCGCGTAATTCACGGCAACAAAGGCCAGAATACCCGCATTAACGCCATGGATGCCTTCCGGAGCGGCGAAGTCCGGTTTTTAGTGGCTACTGATGTAGCTTCCCGGGGCATTGATATATCCGGCGTGAGCCACGTGATAAACGTAGACGTGCCTATTATTTACGAAGATTACGTGCATCGTATTGGTCGGACGGGTCGGGCAGAACAGGAAGGTGCTTCCATTACTTTTGCCACCGAAGCCGAAATACACCACATCCGGGAAATTGAAAAAATTATTAATATGTCGATTCCGGAAGCGCCGCTACCGCCCGAAGTAGAAATAGCGAAAACGAAATTTGCGGAAGGTCAGGAGATGGCAAAGGAAATGGACAAGCAAAAACGCCGGGCGGACCCTAACTTTAAAGGAGCTTTTCACGAGAAAAAACAGCACTTGCACGAAGGTGTGATCGACAAACGTACCGGTAAGCCATTCCAGGAGAAAAAACCAACTAAAATCCGCGGTTTTCGCCGGAATAAATCTTAG
- a CDS encoding PfkB family carbohydrate kinase, with protein MSLLVVGSVAFDALETPFGKTDKILGGAGTFIALAASNYVKPINLVSVVGGDFLKSDIAMFEEHGINTEGLQIKENEKSFFWKGRYFNDMNSRETLVTELNVLGDFDPIVPESYQNCSYLMLGNLAPQVQRQVIERLRNRPKLIVMDTMNFWMNIALDDLMQTIALVDVLSINDEEARQLSGDYSLRKAAKKIMAMGPKYLIIKKGEHGALLFHQDQMFFAPALPLEDVFDPTGAGDTFAGGFIGYLAKTDNYSFENMKRAVIHGSALASFCVEKFGPERIIGLTETEVQERVQQFVNLASFSV; from the coding sequence ATGAGTTTACTTGTTGTAGGTTCGGTAGCTTTTGATGCGCTGGAAACTCCGTTTGGAAAAACGGATAAAATATTGGGTGGAGCCGGAACGTTTATTGCCCTGGCTGCTTCTAACTACGTGAAACCAATAAACCTGGTGTCGGTAGTAGGGGGCGATTTTTTAAAATCGGATATTGCTATGTTCGAGGAGCATGGCATTAATACCGAAGGCTTGCAGATAAAAGAAAACGAAAAATCGTTCTTCTGGAAAGGCCGCTACTTCAACGACATGAACAGCCGCGAAACATTGGTTACCGAGCTAAACGTACTCGGCGATTTCGACCCGATTGTTCCTGAAAGTTACCAAAATTGCTCTTATTTAATGCTGGGCAATCTGGCCCCGCAGGTACAACGCCAAGTTATTGAGCGGTTGCGTAACCGTCCGAAACTGATTGTAATGGATACCATGAATTTCTGGATGAACATTGCTTTGGACGATTTAATGCAAACCATTGCCTTAGTAGATGTGCTAAGCATTAACGACGAAGAAGCCCGCCAGTTATCCGGTGATTATTCGTTAAGAAAAGCAGCCAAGAAAATTATGGCGATGGGCCCAAAATACTTGATTATTAAAAAAGGCGAACACGGAGCTTTATTATTTCACCAGGACCAAATGTTTTTCGCGCCGGCATTGCCGCTCGAAGATGTATTCGACCCAACGGGCGCCGGCGATACTTTTGCCGGCGGTTTTATTGGTTACCTGGCGAAAACAGATAATTATTCGTTCGAAAACATGAAGCGAGCCGTTATTCATGGTTCGGCTTTGGCTTCGTTCTGCGTGGAGAAGTTTGGTCCGGAACGTATTATTGGTTTAACCGAAACCGAAGTGCAAGAACGGGTACAGCAATTCGTAAACTTGGCCTCGTTTTCTGTATAG
- a CDS encoding dihydroorotase, with translation MKTFLIKNAQVVNEGQIFSADVLIQEGRIARIAPGLNEPADEVIDATGQYLLPGIIDDQVHFRDPGLTHKGDIYTESRAAVAGGVTSFMEMPNTVPNTITQELLEEKYALAAEKSLANYSFFMGATNDNLAEVLLTNPNTVCGIKIFMGSSTGNMLVDDTSTLEQIFEKAQLLIAVHCEDEQTIRDNMTLYEEKYGDAIPISCHPEIRNEAACFKSSYLATKLAKKYGTRLHILHISTEEELALFQNHVPLAEKKITAEVCVHHLYFDKADYETLGTQIKCNPAVKEARHKQALFQGLLDNRLDIIATDHAPHTWDEKQNIYKKSPSGVPLVQHSLPTMLEFYHEGKISLERIVEKMCHAPAICFQVRHRGYIREGYFADLVLVDLNQTHTVSKENIFYKCQWSPFEGKTFRSVITRSFVSGHLAYANGQFNETKFGERLLFDREIMKKNFSETLNN, from the coding sequence ATGAAAACCTTTCTGATTAAAAATGCCCAGGTTGTCAACGAAGGTCAGATTTTTTCGGCCGATGTATTGATTCAAGAGGGTAGAATAGCCCGCATAGCTCCCGGTTTAAATGAACCAGCCGATGAAGTTATCGATGCTACCGGCCAGTATCTATTACCGGGAATAATCGATGACCAAGTGCATTTCCGTGACCCGGGCCTAACCCACAAAGGAGATATTTATACCGAATCGCGGGCAGCCGTAGCTGGTGGGGTTACGTCTTTCATGGAAATGCCCAATACGGTACCCAACACCATTACCCAGGAATTACTCGAAGAAAAGTATGCTTTAGCTGCTGAGAAATCATTGGCCAATTATTCATTTTTCATGGGCGCCACCAACGATAACCTGGCCGAAGTACTACTTACCAACCCCAATACGGTTTGTGGCATTAAAATATTCATGGGCTCTTCTACGGGTAACATGCTGGTGGATGATACGAGTACTTTGGAGCAAATTTTTGAGAAGGCGCAGTTGTTAATTGCCGTACACTGCGAAGATGAGCAAACCATCCGGGATAATATGACTTTGTACGAAGAAAAATACGGCGATGCTATTCCAATAAGTTGCCACCCGGAAATCAGGAACGAGGCCGCTTGTTTTAAATCTTCGTATTTGGCTACCAAACTAGCTAAGAAGTACGGTACCCGGCTGCATATTTTGCATATCTCCACCGAAGAAGAACTGGCTTTATTTCAGAACCATGTTCCTTTAGCCGAAAAAAAAATAACCGCTGAAGTGTGCGTACATCATTTATACTTTGATAAAGCCGATTACGAGACTTTGGGTACGCAGATTAAATGCAACCCGGCCGTAAAAGAAGCCCGCCACAAGCAAGCCTTATTCCAAGGTTTATTAGATAACCGTTTAGATATTATTGCCACCGACCACGCGCCGCATACCTGGGACGAGAAGCAAAATATTTATAAAAAATCGCCTTCGGGTGTGCCTCTGGTGCAACATTCCTTACCTACTATGCTGGAGTTTTACCACGAAGGTAAAATAAGTTTAGAACGTATTGTAGAAAAAATGTGCCACGCCCCGGCCATTTGTTTTCAGGTGCGGCACCGCGGCTATATCCGGGAAGGTTATTTTGCTGATTTAGTGTTGGTAGATTTAAACCAAACGCATACGGTAAGTAAAGAGAATATCTTTTACAAGTGCCAATGGTCGCCGTTCGAAGGAAAAACTTTTAGGTCGGTTATTACGCGTAGCTTTGTTTCGGGACATTTAGCTTACGCCAACGGGCAGTTTAATGAGACCAAATTCGGTGAGCGCTTATTGTTCGACCGGGAAATTATGAAGAAAAATTTTTCTGAAACGTTGAATAATTAA
- a CDS encoding diacylglycerol/polyprenol kinase family protein translates to MLQNFINRAIPTPELIRQLGPFILGYVLVVTLLVSYLKKQHQVRTAYTRKIFHFLIFSTASIFQLKYGLPAVVLFGSIVGLFVLFAILKGDNYPFYEVMARESDRPYRSLFILIPLFTTALGGVLSNIFFMKFAYIGYLVGGWGDAVGEPVGSRWGKHRYQVPSLLGVKATRSLEGSAAVAIVSTLVAYFGFYMAGYPSAECIKTAAICGLGGAGVEAISNHGLDNLTMQFTAAGLAYWLLA, encoded by the coding sequence ATGCTGCAAAACTTTATCAACCGTGCAATTCCTACCCCGGAGCTAATTAGGCAACTAGGGCCGTTTATTTTAGGTTACGTTTTAGTAGTGACATTATTGGTTTCTTACCTAAAGAAGCAACACCAGGTACGTACCGCCTACACCCGCAAAATTTTTCACTTCCTGATTTTTTCTACCGCCAGTATTTTTCAATTAAAATACGGCCTACCTGCTGTAGTCTTGTTTGGCAGCATTGTAGGTTTATTCGTACTGTTTGCGATTTTAAAAGGAGATAACTATCCGTTTTACGAGGTAATGGCCCGCGAATCGGATCGCCCGTACCGGTCTTTGTTTATTTTGATTCCTTTGTTTACTACTGCTTTAGGGGGAGTTTTATCTAATATCTTTTTTATGAAATTTGCTTATATCGGTTATTTGGTGGGGGGTTGGGGCGATGCCGTAGGCGAACCGGTAGGTTCACGGTGGGGTAAACACCGGTACCAAGTTCCTTCGTTGCTGGGTGTAAAAGCTACACGCAGTTTAGAAGGTTCAGCGGCAGTTGCCATTGTAAGCACCCTGGTGGCTTACTTTGGGTTCTACATGGCCGGCTATCCTTCGGCAGAATGCATAAAAACAGCCGCAATATGCGGTTTAGGCGGAGCTGGAGTAGAAGCAATCAG